DNA from Natronospira bacteriovora:
GCTGGTCAGTCACGCTTCTGTGGAGCCTTCCTCTGGCGGCCCTGATCATCGTGACACCGGGCCTGGCGCGGCGTCGAAACCTGGCCCGCTGGTCAGCGCGCGTACTGCTGCGGCTGCTGGGCCTGCGAGCGCAGGTTCACGGCGCACAGCGGCAGCCAGCCGGTGCCTGCGTGGTCGTCGCCAACCACGCCTCCTATCTGGACGGAATCATCCTCACGGCCCTGCTACCTCCCCGCTTCGCCTTCGTCATCAAGAAGGAGATGGCCGCGGTCCCCATCGCCGGCCTGTTGCTGCGCCGACTGGACTCCCTGTTCGTGGAAAACCGAAAACGGGCCGACCGCGGCGATACCCGCCGCCTGCTGGAACACACGGCGGCGGGCGATGCGCTGGGCATCTTTCCGGAAGGGACCTTCAAGCGCAAGACGGGCCTGCTTCCGTTCCGGAGCGGTGCCTTCGTCACGGCGGCCCGGGCACAGGTTCCGGTTCTGCCCATCACGATCAGGGGCAGCCGACGGGCCCTGCCGGCCAAATCACTGGCCCCACTGCCCGGAACACTCTTCGTTCAGATTCATCCAGCCATTTACCCGCGTGGCGGGGGGCGTGAGGAGCGAGCGTCACTTCAGGCCGAAGCCAGGGCTGCCATCCTGCGTGATCTCGATGAACCGGATCTGATGGATGGGAGTGGCCGCCCTCAAACCTGAATCCCGCGTTCACGGCTTTCCGTGTTAGGAAGTTCGCACAGCCTGAGGATCCACTGATTCAGAAAGGGAAGGCACTCGCCGCGATACCGACTGAAGGCATCGACGGTTCTTGTGTCAGTGTGAAGAGTGGAATCGGCTGCGGCTGTGAATGGGTCAATCGGAAGCTCCATACAGCCTTCCCGGATGCACAGGTGGAAGCAAAAAAAAAACACCCCGCCTGGGCGGGGTGTTTCCTGGCCGTGCCATGATCGTTGGCTCGACGAATGACGCCGGCTCAGCGATTGCTCATGATCGCACGTTCTTCCTCGATGTAGCTGAGCCACTGTCGGGCCTGATTGCGGGCATCTTCATAATTGGTTGCCGCTTCAAAGGCCGCCAGAGCCTCGTCGTAGTCCTTCATTTCGGCAGCCGCCCGGCCGGCGAGCAACAGCGCCCGACCCGGCTCATCCAGGCCGCCTTTCTCATAGGCCCGCATGGCGGCGGAATAGGCATCTTCCCAGTGCGCCCGTTCCTGGGCAATCTGCGCGATGGTCAGCTCCGGATCACCGGTATCCTTCATTTCTGCCAGCACATTCAGAACCTCTACCGCCCGATCATGCTCTTGCGCCTGAATCCAGGCGCGGGACAGCATTTCGATATGCTGGACCTTGTGCTCAACGGTACCGTTGTCGAGGCCTTCCTGGAGCACCTGCCCTGCCTCAAAGGGTGACTCCTGAAGCATGTACATGCGGTACAGGTTGACGTAATGAGTCTCCCGCTCGAACAGGCCCTTACGATGAGCCAGCTTGAGTACGCTCAAGCCTCGCTCTTCCTCCTCCAGTTCCACGTTAAGACTGAACAGCTGGAACCAGTATTCCATATTATCCGGCCAGTAGCCGATCATCGATTCCAGCGTGCCCCGTGCTGCGCGATAATCCTCCAGCTCAAACTCGATACCACGCTTGACCCGATAATAGGATTCCCGCGGTTCATCCTCCAGCTCGATGGCTCGGGTGATGAAGGGCAACGCAGCGCGCATGTTGTCCAGCGACATATTCGCCTGAGCACCGATCACATAGATTCGCGAAGGCGCATCCTCTTTCTCGTCAGAGTTCTCGACGATACGCAGATAGCGATTCACATAATCCAGTGTTTTCTCATAATTCTCGAACTGAATATGGAGCTGGGCGATATTGGAAATGGTGTTGAGCAGCGGATCCTCCGGCAGACCATTCTCAAACTCCACCGAACGCTCAAACTCCTCAAGCGCCTCCCGGTAGTTTTCAAGCATGATGTGCAGGTGACCTGCCAATTGGGCAATAATCGCCCGCTCATGATCATTCTGGGCCCGTTCCCGCGCTGTCCCAAGGCGATTGAGCGCTTCCTCGAACTCGTCTTCGTCCATGAGGTCATGAATGCGCTCAAGTCGATTATAGGTCTGCTGCGTCATCAGCCCCTGAGCCAGAACCGGCCCCGCGAGGAACAACAGCAGCAAGCCCGTTACCAGGGCGCCAACAAAGAGACTGGGTCGACGCTTCTCAGAGACGTTAAAACGATCCGCCTTCATTGTGCGTCCTCCAGGTTGAATTCGATGGTCTGTGTGGCCTGCCGCTCGACAGGGCGCCCGTCGACGATTCGGGGACGGAAGCGCCAGCGCTGGATGGCCCGCAGCGCGGCCCGGTCAAAGACCCGCCTCGGCTCGGATTCGATCACCCGTGGATTAGCCACGGAACCATCTTCACGAATGGTGAACTCGATCCGTACCCAACCCTCGATACCCTGAACCAGGGCTTCCCGGGGCCACTGGGGCTCCACCCGGACAATGGGAATGACATCTCCGTCCCCCGAGCCCTGGGCCTGTCCACCACGCCCAATGAAGGCGCCACCTTCCATACCCATGGGGATATCCAGGCGGGGCATGTCGAAATCCAGCTGGGTCTGGGGCGGCTGATCCTGCTGGATCTGCATTTCCGGCGGCGGCGGTGGCTGATCCGGCTCCTGAGGCTCTTCCGGCGGCCGGCGCTCACGCTCACGCACTCGTTCATCGCGTTCGACGCGTATGAAATCAATCCGCTCGCCTCGGTCCAGGCTGGGTGCACCGTCCTCGTCGGTCATGATCATGCGCTGCATGGCAAAGAAGAGCAGCACCGCAACCACGGCACCCCCCAACAGCGCGACAATGAAACGAATCATAGCTGACCTCCCTGCCCTTCAGTGGCGATGGCGATATCCATCACTCCCGCTCGCCGGACCTCATCCATCACCTCGATGACGCGGCCGGTTCGGGCAGTCTCATCAGATACGACAACAACACTGCTTTCAGGGTTCTGGGAAAGCATGTCTTCCACCATGGGACGAACCTGCCCGAGCTCGATCTGTTCCTGGTTCATCCAGATATCGCCATTGGGCGCAATCCCGATCAGAATGTTGCCCCGGGCCTGCTCCACGGCGGTTTCCGCATCCGGCCGCAGGGGATCAATCCCCGTTTCCCGGATGAAGGAGCTGGTCACGATGAAGAAGATCAGCATGATGAACACGATGTCGAGCATCGGGGTCATGTTGATCTCTTCTTCGGTCTCGGCCTCTGCTTGTACCTGTCTTCTGGCCATGTTCAATCCATCTGTCAGACGCCCTGACGGGGCGGATTGCCCCGTCAGTTAGTGGCGATTGAAACATTCTCCGCGCCGGCACGACGTGCCTGGTCGATCACCCGCACGAGCAGGCCGGACTCGGCATCCGCGTGGGAAGAAACGACCACGGGAGCATCCGGGTTGGCGGACAGCAGGTTCTGGACGTTGGCCTGAACCGCACGGATGTCCACCGTGCGTCCATCCACCTGGATCTGACCCGTCGCGGTAATTTCGACGAAGATCACGTCCACTTCCTGCTGAACCTCGGCCGGCTCGTCAGAGGGCCGGTCAACGTCAATCCCGAATTCACGTGCAAATGATGCTGTCACGATGAAGAAGATCAGCATGATGAACACGATGTCCAGGAGTGGCGTGACATTGACCTCCGCGCTTTCCTCTTGTCTTCGGTGTTTACGCCGCATTGATCACTAACCCTTAATGGTAACGGAGCAGGTCGGCGGCTCTCTCCACCTCCACCTTGGCGCGCTTGTCCAGACTGGCGCCAAAATAGAGGCCGGAGAGGGCGGCAACCATGCCCGACATGGTCGGGATGGTGGCGGCCGATACGCCACCGGCCATCGCACGGGGGTTGCCGGTTCCGAGTACCGTCATGACATCGAAGACCTGGATCATACCGGTCACGGTGCCGAGCAGCCCCAGAAGGGGCAGCACGGCCACCATGGTCTTGATGTAGAAGATGAACTGACCGGAGTCCACCCGGATCTCGGATAACAGCTGCTCGCGGATCTGGCGTGCATACCAGCTGTCATGGTCCGACATGTTGTTCCAGGCTTCCAGCGCCTTCCGGGTCTTGGCGGGCTGGATCATCCGGAAGTACCACAGGCGCTCCAGGATCAGCGTCCAGAGCATGATGGTGACAACCAGGATGGCCCAGAGCACATCCCCGCCGGCTTCAAAGAAGTCCCGGAGAGCCGCGAATGACTCAGCAATCCAGATCATTTCTTCTTGTCCGCATGTGTCGCAATGATACCGGTGCTCTGCTCTTCAAGGATCTGCACCAGACGCTTGCTCTGGGCAGCCACAACGGCGTGAAGCAGAACCAGCGGAATGGCAACGGTCAGGCCCATGGCCGTGGTCATGAGGGCCTGGGAGATACCATCCGCCATCAGCTGCGGGTCACCGGCGCCGAACAGGGTGATCATCTGGAAGGTACGGATCATACCCACCACGGTACCCAGCAGACCCAGCAACGGAGCCACGGCGGAGATGATCTTGATCGCACCCAGACGCGCTTCAAGCGCCGGGGTTTCCTTCAGGATCGCCTCGTCGATCTTGAGCTCCAGGGTCTCGATGTCGTCATCCTTGTTTTCGGCATAGGCACCCATCACGCGGCCAAGGGCGTTGTTCGGGTTGGGCTTGCCGGTACCGACCTGGGCCTTGATGCGCTGACCGGCCATGGTCAGGAAGATCAGGCGCTCGATCACGAGCAGCAGACCGATGATACCCAGGGCGATGATGACGTAACCGGGCGCACCACCCTGCTGGATGCGCTCACCCAGGGAGGGTGTCTGGATCAGCAGTGCGAGCAGGCTGCCGCGGGACGGGTCCACCGCCATGGCGACAATGTCGCCGGAATCGGCATTGTAGAGATTCTGCGCCATGCTGCGGTAGCGACCGGCCGGCTGGCGACCCAGCTCCACGAGCTGGCCGGTTTCCGGAAGGTAGCGCAGGAAGCGGTCATTGTAGATGGTGTTGTGCACACCCACGCGAACCACGTCTACGTCCTCACGGGTACCGTCAGCACGCACGATTGTGCTGGGATACTTGACCACCTTGCCGGACTCGGTCATTTCCTCCTGGAAAAGGAACCAGAGGCTTTCCAGCTGGGCAATGGAGGGCAGCGCACGCCCTTCCGCAAGGCGGGCCACCTGGTCACCCCGTGCCGGCAACTGCGCCGAGACAATGGAGTTGCGAACGATGCCCTGAGCGTCACCGGACATCTGGCGCACCACGCCCGAGAGCTCGCCCAGCGTGCCCATGCGGGTCTGCAGGCGGTCGTTGAGCTCCGTCAGGATGCCTTCGTTTTCCTCGAAGGTTCGTGACAGTCGATCACGCCGGGCTTCCTCGCGCTCGTGTTCGCGACGAGCCTCTTCCAGCATCTGCTGTTGCTCGTTACGGGCCTCGATGAAACGACGCTCACGCTCACGGTTCTTCTGCGCTGCTTCCGTCCGGGCCTCCCGAACCTGCTGCAGCAGCTCGTCCAGCGTGGTCGGCTGGTTGTCGGCCATCACCGGAGCGGCAACGGCCATCAGGCTGAAGAGAATAAGGCTACGTTTGAAGAAATTCATTGCACACGCTCCGGAGCCGGGACAGGAAGTTGCAGGATGTCACTGGCGGCCTGCTGGCGCGCGATACGGATACCCTCGTTGATGGAGCTGCGATAGCGATCCGGCAGGCGCTCCCAGTCACGAGTGACGGGGTTCCAGAACCCGGTTTCTTCACGATCCAGGGTCTGGTAGGCCAGCAGCAGGCGGCCTACGCGCAGGAAATCCACATTACGCTCGGAGCCATTCATCTCCAGCATGCCGCGGTAGGCTTCCATGTCGCGTCCGAACTCGGCCTCGATCTGATAGGCCTCCATGACATTCCGATATTTCTCGGAAATGGTCACGTCGGAACGGTCCATGGTTTCCCACAGGCGCTCGATTCGATTGCGGCGCTCGTCCGGCTGGAAGGGCACGTCCA
Protein-coding regions in this window:
- a CDS encoding MotA/TolQ/ExbB proton channel family protein: MNFFKRSLILFSLMAVAAPVMADNQPTTLDELLQQVREARTEAAQKNRERERRFIEARNEQQQMLEEARREHEREEARRDRLSRTFEENEGILTELNDRLQTRMGTLGELSGVVRQMSGDAQGIVRNSIVSAQLPARGDQVARLAEGRALPSIAQLESLWFLFQEEMTESGKVVKYPSTIVRADGTREDVDVVRVGVHNTIYNDRFLRYLPETGQLVELGRQPAGRYRSMAQNLYNADSGDIVAMAVDPSRGSLLALLIQTPSLGERIQQGGAPGYVIIALGIIGLLLVIERLIFLTMAGQRIKAQVGTGKPNPNNALGRVMGAYAENKDDDIETLELKIDEAILKETPALEARLGAIKIISAVAPLLGLLGTVVGMIRTFQMITLFGAGDPQLMADGISQALMTTAMGLTVAIPLVLLHAVVAAQSKRLVQILEEQSTGIIATHADKKK
- a CDS encoding MotA/TolQ/ExbB proton channel family protein, whose protein sequence is MIWIAESFAALRDFFEAGGDVLWAILVVTIMLWTLILERLWYFRMIQPAKTRKALEAWNNMSDHDSWYARQIREQLLSEIRVDSGQFIFYIKTMVAVLPLLGLLGTVTGMIQVFDVMTVLGTGNPRAMAGGVSAATIPTMSGMVAALSGLYFGASLDKRAKVEVERAADLLRYH
- a CDS encoding ExbD/TolR family protein; its protein translation is MRRKHRRQEESAEVNVTPLLDIVFIMLIFFIVTASFAREFGIDVDRPSDEPAEVQQEVDVIFVEITATGQIQVDGRTVDIRAVQANVQNLLSANPDAPVVVSSHADAESGLLVRVIDQARRAGAENVSIATN
- a CDS encoding tetratricopeptide repeat protein — protein: MKADRFNVSEKRRPSLFVGALVTGLLLLFLAGPVLAQGLMTQQTYNRLERIHDLMDEDEFEEALNRLGTARERAQNDHERAIIAQLAGHLHIMLENYREALEEFERSVEFENGLPEDPLLNTISNIAQLHIQFENYEKTLDYVNRYLRIVENSDEKEDAPSRIYVIGAQANMSLDNMRAALPFITRAIELEDEPRESYYRVKRGIEFELEDYRAARGTLESMIGYWPDNMEYWFQLFSLNVELEEEERGLSVLKLAHRKGLFERETHYVNLYRMYMLQESPFEAGQVLQEGLDNGTVEHKVQHIEMLSRAWIQAQEHDRAVEVLNVLAEMKDTGDPELTIAQIAQERAHWEDAYSAAMRAYEKGGLDEPGRALLLAGRAAAEMKDYDEALAAFEAATNYEDARNQARQWLSYIEEERAIMSNR
- a CDS encoding ExbD/TolR family protein gives rise to the protein MARRQVQAEAETEEEINMTPMLDIVFIMLIFFIVTSSFIRETGIDPLRPDAETAVEQARGNILIGIAPNGDIWMNQEQIELGQVRPMVEDMLSQNPESSVVVVSDETARTGRVIEVMDEVRRAGVMDIAIATEGQGGQL
- a CDS encoding lysophospholipid acyltransferase family protein, encoding MPLSDIRSAREKFIAALLAPWCWSVTLLWSLPLAALIIVTPGLARRRNLARWSARVLLRLLGLRAQVHGAQRQPAGACVVVANHASYLDGIILTALLPPRFAFVIKKEMAAVPIAGLLLRRLDSLFVENRKRADRGDTRRLLEHTAAGDALGIFPEGTFKRKTGLLPFRSGAFVTAARAQVPVLPITIRGSRRALPAKSLAPLPGTLFVQIHPAIYPRGGGREERASLQAEARAAILRDLDEPDLMDGSGRPQT
- a CDS encoding energy transducer TonB → MIRFIVALLGGAVVAVLLFFAMQRMIMTDEDGAPSLDRGERIDFIRVERDERVRERERRPPEEPQEPDQPPPPPEMQIQQDQPPQTQLDFDMPRLDIPMGMEGGAFIGRGGQAQGSGDGDVIPIVRVEPQWPREALVQGIEGWVRIEFTIREDGSVANPRVIESEPRRVFDRAALRAIQRWRFRPRIVDGRPVERQATQTIEFNLEDAQ